GACGGCAGCACCGTGAACACAGCCTCCAGCCTCAGCGGCAGCGCGGGCGTGCAGGTCAGCCTCGGCCTGTTGCCCTGGGCCAGCAGCCAAACCGGGCTTCAGGCCTCGGCCCGCAGCCTAGCGTTGGCCGAAGCGCGGCAGCAAGAAACGCAGGCCAGCACGCGCCTGAACGTGTATGCACAGTATCTTGCGGCAGTGGTGGCCGGGCAAGATGTGGCGCTGGCAAATCAGACTCTGGCGTTTCGGCAGCGGCAACAGGCGGTAGCGCAGGCTCAGGCCGACCTGGGCAACGCCACCCCCCAAAGCGTGCTGAGCGCCGGGGCCGATGTGCTGACTGCTCAGGCCAGCGCCCTGAGTGCCGCCGCAGACCTCGACGCCGCCCGCCGCAATCTGGCCGCGCTGCTGAATGTTGACCTGACGGGCACGGTGTTTTCCAGCCAGCCGCCCAGCAGTGTTGCCCTGCCCGACCTGGGCGCACTGGTGGCCCGCGCCCGCACGTCCAGCCGCTCCGTCGTGCAGGCCCGCAACGATCTGGCCGACGCCCAGGACACCCTGAATACCCAGCAGCGCGACGCCAATCTGCCCGCCCTGAATGCCAGCCTGCGCTACGGCCCAGCCGGAAGCGGCGGCTTGAGCGCCAGCCTGAATGTGAAAGACGGCACGGCGGGCGTGGGTTACATGCTGCCGCTGGGGGGGAGCAGCGGCGCAGACCGCCTGAGCGCCAGCCTGAGCGGAAGTTACGTGGTGTATTCGCCGGGCGTGCGGGCGCAGGTGTCGGCAGCTCAGGCCAGTGTTACGCAGGCCCAACTGAGCCTGAATACCGCCCAGAGCGACGCCGAACTGAATGTGCGAACCCGTTACAGTGCGTCCCAGACGGCCACCATCAACCTGAAGACCAGCGAAACGCAGGTGCAGGTGGCGCAGGCCGGACTGGACGCGGCGGGTCTGCGCCTGAGCGCCGGAACAGGCACGCAAGACGACGTCACGGCGGCCCAGATCGCCCTCGCACAGGCCCAACGCAATCTGATTCAGGCCCGCAGCACCGCGCAGCAGGCGGTATTGCAACTCGAACACTCGGTGTATTGACCCGTTTCCCCTGACGCGTTTCTTTTTTGTCTCTTCTCCCTTCTGCTGCTGGAGGCTCCCCCATGATTCGTCCCACCCCGATCAAATCCGTGTCCAAAACCGCCCTTACCCTCGCCCTGCTGCTTAGCCCTGCGGCCCTCGCCCAGACTGCTGCCCCCGTTTCCCTGAGTGCCGCCGTGCAGGCCGCCCTGCAAAACGGAGCCGATGTGCGTACCGCGCAGGCCAATTTGAACAAGGCGCAGGCCGCCAACGCCGCGCAGCAGGCCGACCCCAGCGCTCTGGCCGCCGCCAAGCTGAACGCCAAAAATACGCTGACGCTGGCGCAGGTGCAGCTTCGGGGTGCCCGGCTGAGTACCCTGCAAACCACCGTCAACTCCTACACCACGCTGCTCAGGGCGCAGGAAAACGTGGAGTTGCAAACCCTTCAGGTGCAGGTAGATCAGAAGGCGGTGCAGGTGGCGCAGGTGAAATTGCAGGTGCAGAATGCCACCGCTCTGGACGTGCAAAACGCGGGCAATACCCTGACCGGATCGCAGCAGAATCTGGCCGACGCCCGCGCGCAGGTGAACCTCGCCAGCGGCAAGCTCAGCACGGCCACCGGACTGACGGCGGGCGTGCGGGCCGGGGCCTTGGGCAACATTCCCACCCTCAAAACGGCGCTGGGGAGCCTGCAAACGGGCCTGAATACCAACCTGACGGGCGTCGTCTCGGCCAATGGCGAGGTGGCTTCTGCCCAGCTGAGTGTCAAATTGGCCGACAACGACTTTACGCCTGCCCGCACGCTGCAAGACGCCCGCACCGCCCTTGCCAACGCCCAGCGCAGCCTGGATTCGGCCCAGAAGAACGCGGCCACCACGCTCAGTAGCGCTTACCAGAGCGTAGACAACGCCGCCGAACTGCTGAAGGTGGCCCTCAGCAAAGAGGCCGCCGCCCAGAAAACCTACAGCCAGGACGCCGCCCGCCTGAAAAGCGGCACGATCAGCGCGGTAGACCTTCAGAACACCCAGTTGACGCTCAAAAAGGCCCAGTACAGCCGACTTCAGGCCCAGACGGACGTATTGCAGGCGTTGGGGAGCCTGTCGGTGGCCGCAGGGCAAAACCTGACGGGGATCGGGGGGACGTTTTAAGGACGGCTCTGGCTTTGGGCGGTGAGCTTTGGGCCATCAACCACGGCACAGCCTCTCCTCTCCCCACACAGTTCAGCAAGCCAAGTTATCCGGCCACCACAGCCCTTGCCACTCACTCCTCACGCTTTCAGAGGTTGCCCCATGACTGAACCGGTCCCCAATCCTTCCCCGCCCCGGCCTACCCCCCCCCAATCCACCCAGTCGCGCACGCCAACCCGTTCAGCACCGCGCAAACGCTGGCCCTGGGTTCTGGGCGCACTGCTGCTCATCGGCGGCGTTACAGGCGGCGTCATCGTGACCCGCAACCGGGCGGCACAGGCCCAAACCGCCACGCCCACCACCCAAACGCAGGCCGTACAGCGAGGCGTGGTACGCGTGAGTGTCAGCGGCCCCGGCACGCTGGAAGCCAGCGCTACCCGCACAGTGGGGGTCAGCCGCAGCGTCACCGTGGGCGCATTGCCCGCTGTGGGCGAACGGGTCACCAGGGGGCAACTGCTGACCACCCTCACCAGCGATGACGTGCAGGACAGCGTCAAAACCGCCGAACTTAATCTTTTGAAAGCGCGTGCCAGCCTGGACGCGACGCGGGCGTCTCAGGCGTCGGGGGCGGCCAGCAGGCAAAGCAGCGTGACCAGTGCCGAAAGCAGCGTGGCACAGGTGCAGCAAACGCTGAGCGAGGCCCGCACCACGCTGAATGCACAGGAACAACTCGCGGCCATTGGCGCAGTCAGCAGGCAAGCCCTGGACGAAGCAAGGAACGCCGTGACCAACGCCGAACTTGATCTGAAGAGCGCCCGCTCAAGCGCCGCTGCCTCGCGCACCCAACTGAGTACCAACGCCAGCAGCGACGCCGAGAACCTGCGGAGCGCCCAGATTGCTGTGCAGCAGGCGCAGGCCAGCCTCGACACCGCGCAGCAGGCCCGTACCGGCCTGAAGGTGTACGCCCCGATTACGGGCGTGGTCAGTGCCGTGAGCGCCACCGAGGGCGCAGTGCTGGCAAGTGCGGCGGGTCTGCTGACCCTGATGGACGACTCCACGCTGGAATTGCCCGTGCAGGTGGACGAAACAGAGATCGCGGGCGTGAAGGTGGGCCAGCCTGCCAGCGTGACGCTGGACGCAGTGGACGGCGAAACCTTCTCTGGACAGGTGGTGCGCGTGTCTCCGGCGGCCACGCAGTCCAGCGGCATCAGCGTGTTTACGGCCACCGTGCGCCTGCCCAACTCAGGCGGCGTGCTGCGGGCAGGTATGACTGCCGAAGCCGAAATTGTGCAGAGCGAAGACCGGGGCCTGATCGTGCCGCAAAAGGCGATTGAAACCGTGCGGAGCCGCAGCTACGTACAGGTACAGGGGACAGAAGGCACCGAGCCGGAGCGCGTGCGGGTAGAGCTAGGCGACACCGATGGCACGAATACTGTGATCAGAAGTGGCCTGACATCCGGGCAAGAAGTGGTGGTACCCGGCACCACGCCCAGTCCCTCTGGTACAACCTCGGGCAGCACGACGCGCACACCCGGCGTAGGCAGGCCTCCCGCTGGCTTCGGCGGCGCACCATGACCGCAGCTGCTGCTGCTCCCCTTCCCGTCGTAGAACTTACCGGGATCGGCAAGGTCTATACACAGGGCGAACTGGTCTTTGAAGCCTTACGCGGCGTGTCACTCACCATTCTTCAGGGCGAAATGGTGGCGCTGATGGGGCCGTCGGGCAGCGGCAAAACCACGCTGATGCAGGTTATCGGGCTGCTTGACCGTCCTAGCAGCGGCTCTTACCACTTGGCGGGCCGCGACGTGACCACGCTCAATGAAAATGACCTCGCCCGCGCCCGCAATGAAGACATTGGCTTTGTGTTTCAGGCCTTCCATCTGCTGGCCCGCCAAACCCTGCTGGAAAACGTAGAAGTGCCTCTGGTGTATGCCGGAGTGCCGCCCCGCGAACGCCGGGCGCGGGCGCTGGATTTGCTGGAACGGGTGGGCCTGGCCGACAAAGCGGGCAGCCGCCCGTCTCAGATCAGCGGGGGGCAAAAGCAGCGTGTGGCGGTGGCCCGCGCCCTGGCGGGCAGCCCGCGCCTGCTGCTGGCCGACGAACCCACCGGAAACCTGGATACCCGCACCAGCGAAGAAGTGATGGCCCTGTTCTGCGCCCTGCACGCCGAGGGAACGACCGTGGTGATCGTGACCCACGAGGCCGACATCGGAGCCTATGCCGAACGCGTGGTGCGGGTGCGCGACGGCCTGATTGAGAGCGACAGGCAGCAAACGCCCAGGCGTCCCGGTGGCGTCATGCCTCAGGCTGCGCTCCAACCACCTCCTCAACCTGGGGGTGACGCATGACCGTTCAGGTAGATGGGTCACTGCAGCCTGACCCACCCCCCGGAACAGCGCCCGCTGCTGCCCCTGCTGTCCTGGCTGCCCCAGCGCGGCCCCGCAAAAGCGGCGGCATCGGCCTCGGCGGAGCGTTCGTCATTGCCTGGCGGGCCATCGTCGGTACACCGCTGCGCTCTATTCTGACCGCGCTGGGTGTGATTATCGGCGTGGCGGCGGTGGTGGCCCTGACTGCCATCGGGCAAGGCAGCACGGCGGGCATCACGCGCAATCTGGAGTCGCTGGGCACCAACCTGCTGACGGTGCAAAGTGCGCGTGGGGGCGGCGG
Above is a genomic segment from Deinococcus sp. QL22 containing:
- a CDS encoding TolC family protein, which translates into the protein MIRPTPIKSVSKTALTLALLLSPAALAQTAAPVSLSAAVQAALQNGADVRTAQANLNKAQAANAAQQADPSALAAAKLNAKNTLTLAQVQLRGARLSTLQTTVNSYTTLLRAQENVELQTLQVQVDQKAVQVAQVKLQVQNATALDVQNAGNTLTGSQQNLADARAQVNLASGKLSTATGLTAGVRAGALGNIPTLKTALGSLQTGLNTNLTGVVSANGEVASAQLSVKLADNDFTPARTLQDARTALANAQRSLDSAQKNAATTLSSAYQSVDNAAELLKVALSKEAAAQKTYSQDAARLKSGTISAVDLQNTQLTLKKAQYSRLQAQTDVLQALGSLSVAAGQNLTGIGGTF
- a CDS encoding ABC transporter ATP-binding protein, which encodes MTAAAAAPLPVVELTGIGKVYTQGELVFEALRGVSLTILQGEMVALMGPSGSGKTTLMQVIGLLDRPSSGSYHLAGRDVTTLNENDLARARNEDIGFVFQAFHLLARQTLLENVEVPLVYAGVPPRERRARALDLLERVGLADKAGSRPSQISGGQKQRVAVARALAGSPRLLLADEPTGNLDTRTSEEVMALFCALHAEGTTVVIVTHEADIGAYAERVVRVRDGLIESDRQQTPRRPGGVMPQAALQPPPQPGGDA
- a CDS encoding efflux RND transporter periplasmic adaptor subunit, encoding MTEPVPNPSPPRPTPPQSTQSRTPTRSAPRKRWPWVLGALLLIGGVTGGVIVTRNRAAQAQTATPTTQTQAVQRGVVRVSVSGPGTLEASATRTVGVSRSVTVGALPAVGERVTRGQLLTTLTSDDVQDSVKTAELNLLKARASLDATRASQASGAASRQSSVTSAESSVAQVQQTLSEARTTLNAQEQLAAIGAVSRQALDEARNAVTNAELDLKSARSSAAASRTQLSTNASSDAENLRSAQIAVQQAQASLDTAQQARTGLKVYAPITGVVSAVSATEGAVLASAAGLLTLMDDSTLELPVQVDETEIAGVKVGQPASVTLDAVDGETFSGQVVRVSPAATQSSGISVFTATVRLPNSGGVLRAGMTAEAEIVQSEDRGLIVPQKAIETVRSRSYVQVQGTEGTEPERVRVELGDTDGTNTVIRSGLTSGQEVVVPGTTPSPSGTTSGSTTRTPGVGRPPAGFGGAP
- a CDS encoding TolC family protein, which translates into the protein MSRCLPPPPSRSTPIRTLTLGLFLLSATGLAQTATLPALTLEDALTRLAQAPSVTAARLSVQVAQQNYAAARSALGLSVSVNGSAGYSGGFVSTAADGSTVNTASSLSGSAGVQVSLGLLPWASSQTGLQASARSLALAEARQQETQASTRLNVYAQYLAAVVAGQDVALANQTLAFRQRQQAVAQAQADLGNATPQSVLSAGADVLTAQASALSAAADLDAARRNLAALLNVDLTGTVFSSQPPSSVALPDLGALVARARTSSRSVVQARNDLADAQDTLNTQQRDANLPALNASLRYGPAGSGGLSASLNVKDGTAGVGYMLPLGGSSGADRLSASLSGSYVVYSPGVRAQVSAAQASVTQAQLSLNTAQSDAELNVRTRYSASQTATINLKTSETQVQVAQAGLDAAGLRLSAGTGTQDDVTAAQIALAQAQRNLIQARSTAQQAVLQLEHSVY